The Pseudomonas cucumis sequence ATGAAGATGGAGAAAACCATGATCGGCCTGCTATTGCTGATGATCGTCGCGGTGGCGGCGTTCAACATCATCGCCACCCTGATCATGGTGGTGAACGACAAGGGCGCGGACATCGCGATCCTGCGCACCATTGGCGCGACACCTCGGCAGATCATGGCGATCTTCATGGTGCAGGGCACGGTGATCGGGGTTGTCGGTACCTTGATTGGCGGCGTGCTGGGCGTGATTGCAGCGTTGAACGTCAGCGAACTGGTGGGCTGGATGGAGCGGGTGAGCGGGCAGCACATCTTCAGTTCCGATGTGTACTTTGTCAGTAACTTGCCGTCGGAACTGCAGGGCGCGGATGTGTTGTTGATCTGTTCCGCCGGTTTCATCATGAGCTTTTTGGCGACGGTGTATCCGGCGTGGCGGGCGGCGAAAGTCGAGCCGGCTACTGCGTTGCGGTATTCGTAAGCTTCCAATGGTCGTTCCCGCGTTCCGCGTGGGAATGATCAGGTTCGTGGCAACTCAATCACAAACCGCGTCCACCCCTTATCCGATTCGCAACGAATCTGCCCGCCATGGGCGCGGATGATCGACTGGGTAATCGCCAACCCCAAACCCGCATGCTCACTGCTGCCTTCACGACGTGCCGGGTCTGCCCGGTAGAAGCGGTCAAACAAGCGCGGCACCAAGTCTTCAGAAATCCCTTCGCCACTGTTTTCAACGCTCAAGCTCAAGCCAGTCGGCTGCTCGACAATCCTTACCCGCACCTCGCCACCGACCGGCGTAAACCGCAACGCATTGTCCAGCAAATTGGACAGCGCCCGGCGTAACATGCTGCGGTCTCCCTGCATGCGCGCGCTGCCGTCACGACTCAACTTCACCTGAGCGTCCTCGGCCAGCGGCGCAAAAAACTCCAGCAGCACATCGGCTTCTTCCGCCAGTTCCAGCGGTTCGCGCTTGGGCATCAGCAAGCCGTGGTCAGCCTTGGCCAGGTACAACATGTCGTTGACCAGTTGCGCCATCCATTGCAGTTCTTCGAGATTGCTGTGCAGCGCTTCGCGGTAATCCTCGATTGGGCGAGGGCGGGTGAGGGTGACTTGGGTGTGGGTCAGCAGGTTCGACAGCGGTGTGCGTAGTTCATGGGCGATGTCGGCGGAGAACGCCGAGAGGCGCTGAAAAGAGTCGTCGAGGCGTCCGAGCATGGCGTTGAAGCTGTGGGCCATTTCCGCGAGTTCTGGCGGCATGTCTGCTTCTGGCAGGCGGGCGTTGAGCGATTGCGCCGAAACGCCGCTGGCGACCGCACTCATGCGCCGCAGCGGGCGTAAACCACTGCGCGCCGCCCAGGCACCGAGCAGGGCGGTGGCCAGCGCCGACAAACCGACCGTCAGCCAAATCAGGTGCTGCATGCGTTGCAGAAAATGCTGGTGATGGGTGATGTCCAGTAGCAGGGTCAGTTGCGGTGAATCGGGTTTATCGGGGAACAGCGGCGCATTCAGGACACGGTAGTCGGTACCGTCATCGCTCACCGTCGACAGGCCCGACTGGCGCGGCAAGTCTTTGGGTAAACGGGCTGAGCTGTCGTACAAGCGTTGGCCGTCGCTGCCAATGATGCGCAGCGAAAGATCGGCTTGTCGGCTCAATTCATCGGCCAGTCGGGCGTCGGTTTCGCTGGACTGAATGTCCTCCAGCGCCCGGCGCAAGCCAATCAGTTTGCCGTCGAGTAACTGTTGGTCCAGTTCAACAAAATGCGCCTCGCTGGCGCGGCTGAACAACACCCCGGCAAACAACGACACCACGGCAGTGCAAGCTGCGAACAACAGCGCCAGGCGATTGCTGAGTGAAAGTCGGCGCATCAGGCAGGGCGCTCTTCAAGGACATAACCCATGCCGCGTACGGTGTGGATCAATTTGTTCGGGAAGTCATCGTCGATCTTCAGGCGCAAACGGCGGATCGCCACTTCGATAACATTGGTGTCGCTGTCGAAATTCATGTCCCACACTTGGGAAGCGATCAGCGACTTGGGCAGCACTTCGCCCTGACGCCGCAGGAGCATTTCCAGCAGAGCGAATTCCTTGGCGGTCAGGTCGATGCGCTGGCCGTTGCGCTCGACCCGGCGGCGGATCAGGTCCAGGCGCAAGTCGGCCAGTTGCAGGCTGGTTTCCTGAGGTGTTGCGCTACCGCGCCGCAGCAGGCTACGAACCCGCGCCAGCAGTTCGGAGAAGGCGAAAGGTTTGACCAGATAGTCGTCGGCACCCAGCTCCAGGCCGTGGACCCTGTCCTCCACCGCGTCGCGGGCTGTAAGAAACAGTACCGGTGTGTCGAGGCCCGCGCCGCGCACCGCTTGCAGAATTTGCCAGCCATCGCGTCCGGGGAGCATCACATCGAGAATCAGCAAGGCGTAATCGCCGCTCAAGGCCAGTTGCTGGCCAGTGGTGCCGTCTGCCACCAGTTCAGTATTGAAGCCAGCCTCGGTCAGGCCCTGGCGCAGGTATTGGCCGGTTTTCGGTTGGTCTTCGACGATCAGCAGTTTCATGGGCGGCTCGGGTAGTTGGAACAGGTGCGTTATACCGTGGGCGGCGGCGAAGCAGGCCTACCTGACAAAGTTGTAATTTGTCTGTCAGGTGGTTGGCAGTACCTGCGGTTTAGAGTTTCCCACAAGCTGAACCCCATCTTGTTGGAGCGCGACTATGTTTTTGCACAATCATCTGGTACTGGCTGCTTGCTTGCTGACTCTGAGCCTGGGGCTTGAGGCTTCCCCCGCGCATTCCTATGACTTCGGTCAACCAGCAACGGCCGCCAAGGCTACCCGCAGCGTTGAAGTGGTGATGGGCGACATGTCCTTCACTTCTAAGGCGATGGATATCAAGGCCGGGGAAACCGTGCGTTTTGTACTGGTGAATAAAGGCCAGTTATTGCACGAATTCAACCTCGGCGACGCGGCGATGCATGCTCGGCACCAACAGGAAATGCTTCAGATGCAGCAAAGCGGCATGCTTATGCCCACAGGGATGAAGACCATGGACCACGGCTCCATGGGTCATTCTTCCGAAGGGCATGGGATGAAACACGATGACCCGAACAGTGTGCTGGTGGAAGCGGGCAAAACCGCCGAGCTGACCTGGACCTTCACCAAGGCCGCCCACCTGGAATTTGCCTGCAATATCCCCGGCCACTATCAGGCCGGCATGGTCGGCAAATTGACAGTCAGTCAGTAAGCACTCAAAGGCGGGAGCAAAGGCTGGTAGAATCCGCTGATTCTTCAGTCAGGTTTCCGCCATGCATCCCGCAGCCGAACATTCGCCGCTGGGCAAATCCAGCGAATACATCGCCACCTACACGCCGTCCTTGCTGTTCCCG is a genomic window containing:
- the copI gene encoding copper-resistant cuproprotein CopI, yielding MFLHNHLVLAACLLTLSLGLEASPAHSYDFGQPATAAKATRSVEVVMGDMSFTSKAMDIKAGETVRFVLVNKGQLLHEFNLGDAAMHARHQQEMLQMQQSGMLMPTGMKTMDHGSMGHSSEGHGMKHDDPNSVLVEAGKTAELTWTFTKAAHLEFACNIPGHYQAGMVGKLTVSQ
- a CDS encoding heavy metal response regulator transcription factor is translated as MKLLIVEDQPKTGQYLRQGLTEAGFNTELVADGTTGQQLALSGDYALLILDVMLPGRDGWQILQAVRGAGLDTPVLFLTARDAVEDRVHGLELGADDYLVKPFAFSELLARVRSLLRRGSATPQETSLQLADLRLDLIRRRVERNGQRIDLTAKEFALLEMLLRRQGEVLPKSLIASQVWDMNFDSDTNVIEVAIRRLRLKIDDDFPNKLIHTVRGMGYVLEERPA
- a CDS encoding heavy metal sensor histidine kinase; the protein is MRRLSLSNRLALLFAACTAVVSLFAGVLFSRASEAHFVELDQQLLDGKLIGLRRALEDIQSSETDARLADELSRQADLSLRIIGSDGQRLYDSSARLPKDLPRQSGLSTVSDDGTDYRVLNAPLFPDKPDSPQLTLLLDITHHQHFLQRMQHLIWLTVGLSALATALLGAWAARSGLRPLRRMSAVASGVSAQSLNARLPEADMPPELAEMAHSFNAMLGRLDDSFQRLSAFSADIAHELRTPLSNLLTHTQVTLTRPRPIEDYREALHSNLEELQWMAQLVNDMLYLAKADHGLLMPKREPLELAEEADVLLEFFAPLAEDAQVKLSRDGSARMQGDRSMLRRALSNLLDNALRFTPVGGEVRVRIVEQPTGLSLSVENSGEGISEDLVPRLFDRFYRADPARREGSSEHAGLGLAITQSIIRAHGGQIRCESDKGWTRFVIELPRT